From the Apus apus isolate bApuApu2 chromosome 4, bApuApu2.pri.cur, whole genome shotgun sequence genome, one window contains:
- the SLC16A9 gene encoding monocarboxylate transporter 9 isoform X2, whose protein sequence is MVAGGLMMSSFAPNIYFLYISYGIVVGLGCGLLYTATVTITCQYFDKRRGLALGLISTGSSVGLFIYAALQRELIDLYGLDGCLLIVGALSLNILACGSLMRPLESSDSPPPEKTRVDKVPDQCYVYHEKEKTVEENISILEKGFTDEKCVNNTPDCKQDSILNKNVLGSINVNEKDTYKKKVVEQTNFCKQLAKRKWQLYLNYLGETVVLFKNKVFAALFVAILLFDIGGFPPSLLMEDIARSANVNEDDYHMPLISIIGIMTAVGKLTLGILADFKWVNTLYLYVTTLLMTGLALFAIPFAKSYLTLAMLSGILGFLTGNWSIFPYVTTKTVGIEKLTHAYGILMFFAGLGNSLGPPIVGWFYDCTQEYDTAFYFSGFCVLLGGFLLLLAALPCWNACTNQSSKLPPNTYSYKVASSA, encoded by the exons ATGGTGGCTGGGGGCCTCATGATGAGCAGTTTTGCACCTAATATATACTTTCTATATATTTCATATGGGATTGTTGTTG GTCTTGGGTGTGGCCTTTTGTATACTGCAACAGTAACCATCACTTGCCAGTATTTTGACAAACGCAGAGGCCTTGCGCTTGGTCTGATTTCAACAG GCTCAAGTGTTGGACTCTTTATATATGCAGCACTGCAAAGAGAGCTGATTGATCTGTATGGACTGGATGGTTGTCTGCTAATAGTTGGCGCACTGTCTCTGAATATATTAGCATGTGGCAGTCTGATGAGACCATTGGAGTCATCTGATTCCCCTCCACCAGAAAAAACACGTGTAGACAAAGTCCCAGATCAATGTTATGTGTACCACGAAAAAGAAAAGACTGTTGAAGAAAATATAAGCATCCTTGAAAAGGGCTTCACCGATGAAAAATGTGTGAACAATACCCCTGATTGCAAACAGGATAGCATTTTGAATAAGAATGTATTAGGCTCAATAAATGTAAATGAGAAAGACACTTACAAAAAGAAAGTTGTAGAACAGACAAACTTCTGCAAGCAACTTGCCAAAAGAAAGTGGCAGCTCTATTTGAACTACTTGGGGGAAACGGTAGTTCTTTTTAAGAACAAAGTATTTGCAGCTCTTTTTGTTGCCATTTTGCTCTTTGATATTGGTGGatttcctccttctctgctcatggAAGATATAGCAAGAAGTGCAAATGTTAATGAAGATGACTATCATATGCCACTTATTTCCATTATAGGCATTATGACTGCTGTTGGCAAACTCACTTTAGGAATACTAGCAGATTTTAAGTGGGTTAACACTTTATATCTATATGTAACTACCTTACTAATGACAGGACTGGCCTTGTTTGCAATTCCATTTGCCAAAAGTTACCTTACCTTAGCGATGCTTTCTGGGATTTTGGGTTTTCTGACTGGGAACTGGTCTATTTTTCCATATGTAACAACAAAGACTGTGGGAATTGAGAAACTGACTCACGCGTATGGGATATTGATGTTCTTTGCTGGACTTGGAAATAGCCTCGGGCCACCGATTGTAG GTTGGTTTTACGACTGCACGCAGGAGTATGACACTGCGTTCTATTTCAGTGGCTTTTGTGTCCTGCTGGGTggatttcttctgctgttggcagcactgccctgctggAATGCCTGTACCAACCAGAGCTCAAAGCTGCCTCCAAATACTTACTCCTACAAAGTTGCATCTAGTGCTTAG